A window from bacterium encodes these proteins:
- a CDS encoding serine/threonine-protein phosphatase, with the protein MAMHANLENNPLSASGPALLNTQRGSLSERARVTGQPISTSSSAETAAQRPSERNGNLELRQPRQNANEDEATIFPYIPRKRQERSGLLIDYLYLPAAQEAGDQVDFLILGENRVGVLLADMTGKMPEESSPVLKTVLRSNSTGLSAAATLRYLDQCLSESCTTDFRLTAFYAIFDQNKRLLHFASAGHLPMLVYRPALGQIFLLNTSGAPLGRMSAIPDEANGRFAPNLSTIESEKVALTQNDLLVLYSDGLLSVRNGAGEYFGRQRLIDFIMQHGELAPTDFLMELRGLLQRFAGDQITHDDITVIALKNILRDLDKQHAEAGGCELADKFMTTSQEQAILQVLRENPQAGVEEIIAHLDEEESYTLTRERIEQYLKQNGRWLQPWPARPRKAAGADAQPGSAPAPVDAEAESQQFLQELLAAFPLGKLLHKRYRFSGATPEMAQVMQHYEHGDYARALQIMLPLQTRIKDSATVHCFVGNLHLLAGARAAAQQEYLAALNLDQRCVHALLALGYLALLDEDYSSAIESLATALRLDRNLADYHTFLQKLIGAVERRENRSEWLL; encoded by the coding sequence ATGGCCATGCACGCAAATCTCGAAAACAATCCACTGTCAGCCAGCGGCCCTGCGCTTTTGAATACACAACGGGGCAGCCTGAGCGAACGTGCCCGTGTCACCGGCCAGCCCATCTCAACTTCCTCCTCTGCCGAAACCGCCGCCCAGCGTCCCTCTGAACGCAATGGCAACTTGGAGCTGCGTCAGCCGCGCCAAAATGCCAACGAAGACGAGGCCACGATTTTCCCCTACATTCCGCGCAAACGCCAGGAACGCAGCGGGCTGCTGATCGACTATTTGTATTTGCCCGCGGCGCAGGAGGCCGGCGACCAGGTTGATTTTCTCATTCTCGGAGAAAACCGGGTGGGCGTGCTGCTGGCGGACATGACCGGCAAAATGCCGGAAGAAAGCTCGCCGGTGTTGAAAACGGTTTTGCGCTCGAACAGCACGGGTCTTTCCGCCGCGGCCACACTGCGCTATCTCGATCAATGCCTGTCGGAATCCTGCACCACGGATTTCCGGCTGACCGCCTTCTATGCGATCTTCGATCAAAACAAGCGGCTGTTGCATTTTGCCAGCGCCGGCCACCTGCCCATGCTGGTTTACCGCCCGGCGCTGGGTCAAATCTTTTTGTTGAATACCTCGGGCGCGCCGCTGGGCCGGATGTCCGCCATTCCGGACGAGGCGAACGGCCGCTTTGCCCCCAATCTGAGCACGATCGAAAGTGAAAAAGTCGCGCTCACCCAAAATGACCTGCTCGTGCTCTACAGCGACGGCCTGCTCTCGGTGCGCAACGGTGCGGGCGAATACTTTGGCCGGCAGCGGCTGATTGATTTCATCATGCAGCACGGCGAGCTTGCGCCCACCGATTTCCTGATGGAATTGCGCGGCCTGCTGCAGCGCTTTGCCGGCGATCAAATCACGCACGATGACATCACCGTCATCGCGCTGAAGAACATCCTGCGCGATTTGGACAAGCAGCATGCGGAAGCAGGCGGCTGCGAGCTGGCTGACAAATTCATGACCACCAGCCAGGAGCAGGCCATTTTGCAGGTATTGCGCGAAAACCCGCAAGCCGGCGTCGAAGAGATCATCGCGCATCTCGATGAAGAAGAGAGCTACACGCTCACGCGCGAGCGCATCGAACAATATCTGAAACAAAACGGCCGCTGGCTGCAACCCTGGCCGGCGCGGCCGCGCAAAGCCGCCGGCGCGGATGCACAACCGGGCAGCGCGCCCGCACCGGTCGACGCCGAAGCCGAGAGCCAGCAATTCCTGCAGGAGCTGCTGGCGGCATTTCCGCTGGGCAAGCTGCTGCACAAACGCTACCGCTTCAGCGGCGCCACGCCGGAGATGGCGCAGGTGATGCAGCACTACGAACATGGTGACTATGCCCGCGCTTTGCAGATCATGCTGCCGCTGCAAACGCGCATCAAGGATTCCGCCACCGTGCACTGCTTCGTCGGCAACCTGCATCTGCTCGCCGGCGCCAGAGCCGCCGCGCAGCAGGAATACCTCGCCGCCCTCAATCTCGATCAGCGCTGCGTGCATGCCCTGCTCGCGCTCGGCTACCTCGCCCTGCTGGACGAGGACTACAGCTCCGCCATCGAATCACTCGCCACGGCTTTGCGCCTCGATCGCAACCTCGCCGACTA